The Raphanus sativus cultivar WK10039 chromosome 2, ASM80110v3, whole genome shotgun sequence genome includes a region encoding these proteins:
- the LOC108840364 gene encoding pollen-specific leucine-rich repeat extensin-like protein 3 isoform X1 produces the protein MESNRALITIFILLCLFLSASFFTHSGKRLFLFFSPVLAPRAFDFFLSNFVADARKLVGLERDSKKRPKKLTIKALKHTSVLEKMMTQLNLAQPLDCSTTSSNTQPNSVSATLSLSPYVPLAPLSVPDNAPPFCVNPPNIPLNLPPFSSYPELSPPPGPIIVPNPPESSSNPNSNPNPPDSTSNPNSIPNPPETSSSNPNPPESSSNPNPPESSSNPSPPVTVPNPPDISSPNPSETVPSPSVPGYSPGPSGPISGPPYSEPGPSTSTNTPTPSGNIPTPSSEFLPPIVYPPPMVPPPPSVSPASGYWCVAKPSVPDPIIQEAMNFACGSGADCHSIQPNGSCFKPNTLWAHASYAFNSYWQRTKGSGGSCSFGGTGMLVTVDPSFNGCHFDFF, from the exons ATGGAATCAAATAGAGCACTCATAACCATTTTTATCCTCCTTTGTCTCTTTCTCTCGGCAAGCTTCTTCACTCATTCTGGTAAGcgtctctttctcttcttctctccagTTCTAGCTCCAAGagcatttgatttttttctttctaattttgTAGCAGATGCAAGAAAACTTGTTGGACTTGAGAGAGACTCAAAGAAGAGGCCAAAGAAGCTGACCATCAAAGCATTAAAACACACATCAGTGTTAGAGAAAATGATGACACAACTCAATCTAGCTCAGCCTTTGGATTGCTCAACAACATCCTCCAACACTCAACCTAATAGTGTTAGTGCAACTCTCAGTCTATCTCCCTACGTTCCACTTGCTCCACTTTCAGTTCCCGATAATGCCCCTCCTTTTTGTGTTAATCCTCCAAATATTCCTCTAAACTTGCCTCCTTTCTCCTCCTATCCTGAACTTAGCCCACCTCCAGGCCCAATCATTGTACCTAACCCACCTGAATCATCTTCTAATCCAAACTCAAACCCAAATCCACCTGACTCCACCTCAAACCCAAACTCAATTCCAAACCCACCTGAAACATCCTCCTCTAATCCAAACCCACCAGAATCATCTTCTAACCCGAACCCACCAGAATCATCATCAAACCCCAGCCCACCCGTTACAGTCCCAAACCCACCTGACATTTCCAGTCCAAACCCATCAGAAACAGTTCCTAGCCCTTCAGTACCCGGTTATTCGCCAGGCCCATCAGGACCCATTTCAGGTCCACCTTACTCCGAACCAGGCCCATCAACCTCGACTAACACTCCTACACCGTCCGGTAATATTCCAACCCCATCATCAGAGTTTTTACCTCCGATCGTCTATCCGCCGCCTATGGTTCCACCACCACCTAGCGTGAGTCCGGCATCAGGTTACTGGTGCGTTGCTAAGCCTTCAGTGCCTGACCCAATCATCCAAGAAGCCATGAATTTTGCTTGTGGATCAGGAGCTGATTGCCATTCAATTCAGCCTAATGGGTCTTGCTTTAAACCCAATACATTGTGGGCACATGCTTCATACGCCTTCAATAGCTATTGGCAGCGAACCAAAGGTTCCGGTGGCTCGTGCTCGTTCGGCGGCACCGGCATGCTTGTCACCGTCGACCCAA GCTTTAATGGGTGCCATTTTGATTTCTTCTAA
- the LOC108840364 gene encoding leucine-rich repeat extensin-like protein 5 isoform X2 — protein MESNRALITIFILLCLFLSASFFTHSADARKLVGLERDSKKRPKKLTIKALKHTSVLEKMMTQLNLAQPLDCSTTSSNTQPNSVSATLSLSPYVPLAPLSVPDNAPPFCVNPPNIPLNLPPFSSYPELSPPPGPIIVPNPPESSSNPNSNPNPPDSTSNPNSIPNPPETSSSNPNPPESSSNPNPPESSSNPSPPVTVPNPPDISSPNPSETVPSPSVPGYSPGPSGPISGPPYSEPGPSTSTNTPTPSGNIPTPSSEFLPPIVYPPPMVPPPPSVSPASGYWCVAKPSVPDPIIQEAMNFACGSGADCHSIQPNGSCFKPNTLWAHASYAFNSYWQRTKGSGGSCSFGGTGMLVTVDPSFNGCHFDFF, from the exons ATGGAATCAAATAGAGCACTCATAACCATTTTTATCCTCCTTTGTCTCTTTCTCTCGGCAAGCTTCTTCACTCATTCTG CAGATGCAAGAAAACTTGTTGGACTTGAGAGAGACTCAAAGAAGAGGCCAAAGAAGCTGACCATCAAAGCATTAAAACACACATCAGTGTTAGAGAAAATGATGACACAACTCAATCTAGCTCAGCCTTTGGATTGCTCAACAACATCCTCCAACACTCAACCTAATAGTGTTAGTGCAACTCTCAGTCTATCTCCCTACGTTCCACTTGCTCCACTTTCAGTTCCCGATAATGCCCCTCCTTTTTGTGTTAATCCTCCAAATATTCCTCTAAACTTGCCTCCTTTCTCCTCCTATCCTGAACTTAGCCCACCTCCAGGCCCAATCATTGTACCTAACCCACCTGAATCATCTTCTAATCCAAACTCAAACCCAAATCCACCTGACTCCACCTCAAACCCAAACTCAATTCCAAACCCACCTGAAACATCCTCCTCTAATCCAAACCCACCAGAATCATCTTCTAACCCGAACCCACCAGAATCATCATCAAACCCCAGCCCACCCGTTACAGTCCCAAACCCACCTGACATTTCCAGTCCAAACCCATCAGAAACAGTTCCTAGCCCTTCAGTACCCGGTTATTCGCCAGGCCCATCAGGACCCATTTCAGGTCCACCTTACTCCGAACCAGGCCCATCAACCTCGACTAACACTCCTACACCGTCCGGTAATATTCCAACCCCATCATCAGAGTTTTTACCTCCGATCGTCTATCCGCCGCCTATGGTTCCACCACCACCTAGCGTGAGTCCGGCATCAGGTTACTGGTGCGTTGCTAAGCCTTCAGTGCCTGACCCAATCATCCAAGAAGCCATGAATTTTGCTTGTGGATCAGGAGCTGATTGCCATTCAATTCAGCCTAATGGGTCTTGCTTTAAACCCAATACATTGTGGGCACATGCTTCATACGCCTTCAATAGCTATTGGCAGCGAACCAAAGGTTCCGGTGGCTCGTGCTCGTTCGGCGGCACCGGCATGCTTGTCACCGTCGACCCAA GCTTTAATGGGTGCCATTTTGATTTCTTCTAA
- the LOC108840364 gene encoding leucine-rich repeat extensin-like protein 5 isoform X3 has product MESNRALITIFILLCLFLSASFFTHSDARKLVGLERDSKKRPKKLTIKALKHTSVLEKMMTQLNLAQPLDCSTTSSNTQPNSVSATLSLSPYVPLAPLSVPDNAPPFCVNPPNIPLNLPPFSSYPELSPPPGPIIVPNPPESSSNPNSNPNPPDSTSNPNSIPNPPETSSSNPNPPESSSNPNPPESSSNPSPPVTVPNPPDISSPNPSETVPSPSVPGYSPGPSGPISGPPYSEPGPSTSTNTPTPSGNIPTPSSEFLPPIVYPPPMVPPPPSVSPASGYWCVAKPSVPDPIIQEAMNFACGSGADCHSIQPNGSCFKPNTLWAHASYAFNSYWQRTKGSGGSCSFGGTGMLVTVDPSFNGCHFDFF; this is encoded by the exons ATGGAATCAAATAGAGCACTCATAACCATTTTTATCCTCCTTTGTCTCTTTCTCTCGGCAAGCTTCTTCACTCATTCTG ATGCAAGAAAACTTGTTGGACTTGAGAGAGACTCAAAGAAGAGGCCAAAGAAGCTGACCATCAAAGCATTAAAACACACATCAGTGTTAGAGAAAATGATGACACAACTCAATCTAGCTCAGCCTTTGGATTGCTCAACAACATCCTCCAACACTCAACCTAATAGTGTTAGTGCAACTCTCAGTCTATCTCCCTACGTTCCACTTGCTCCACTTTCAGTTCCCGATAATGCCCCTCCTTTTTGTGTTAATCCTCCAAATATTCCTCTAAACTTGCCTCCTTTCTCCTCCTATCCTGAACTTAGCCCACCTCCAGGCCCAATCATTGTACCTAACCCACCTGAATCATCTTCTAATCCAAACTCAAACCCAAATCCACCTGACTCCACCTCAAACCCAAACTCAATTCCAAACCCACCTGAAACATCCTCCTCTAATCCAAACCCACCAGAATCATCTTCTAACCCGAACCCACCAGAATCATCATCAAACCCCAGCCCACCCGTTACAGTCCCAAACCCACCTGACATTTCCAGTCCAAACCCATCAGAAACAGTTCCTAGCCCTTCAGTACCCGGTTATTCGCCAGGCCCATCAGGACCCATTTCAGGTCCACCTTACTCCGAACCAGGCCCATCAACCTCGACTAACACTCCTACACCGTCCGGTAATATTCCAACCCCATCATCAGAGTTTTTACCTCCGATCGTCTATCCGCCGCCTATGGTTCCACCACCACCTAGCGTGAGTCCGGCATCAGGTTACTGGTGCGTTGCTAAGCCTTCAGTGCCTGACCCAATCATCCAAGAAGCCATGAATTTTGCTTGTGGATCAGGAGCTGATTGCCATTCAATTCAGCCTAATGGGTCTTGCTTTAAACCCAATACATTGTGGGCACATGCTTCATACGCCTTCAATAGCTATTGGCAGCGAACCAAAGGTTCCGGTGGCTCGTGCTCGTTCGGCGGCACCGGCATGCTTGTCACCGTCGACCCAA GCTTTAATGGGTGCCATTTTGATTTCTTCTAA
- the LOC108820465 gene encoding DExH-box ATP-dependent RNA helicase DExH12-like isoform X1, with product MANLGDGVAKGRRDDDTVTDREDSKRRRLLIDSDYYQPKSKETRAAYEAMLSLIQHHLGGLPLSIVIDAADEILALLNYNDIPETEKKKLEFQKILNLIIPEDEDEQMNLVFDQLVSIGELITDFGEEALEFEESDDDEEESVPDEEEPQKTGAYWLLGETAEENLLKAINDLNYYRTVVADRDLESGRLKGQGQRQMLDLESLAFDQGGHLMANNKFVLPHGSYRSRREGYDEFHVPRVFKEVDVSEKLVKITEMPAWAQPAFKGMQQLNRVQSKVYETALFKDDNILVCAPTGAGSTDVAVLTILQQIGFNKKDDGTFNHGNYKIVYVTPMKALVTKIVSNLSKRLKDYGVTVRELSGDQSLNGKEIEESQIIVTTPEKWDIITRKSVDLQLVRLVIIDEIHLLHGDRGPVLESIVARTLRQIETMKENIRLVGLSATLPNYEDVALFLRVDLKKGLFKFDRSYRPVPLDQQYVGISVRKPLQMFKMMNDLCYQKALACAGKHQVLIFVQSRMETAKTAKAMVEKAMANDTLNRFLKEDSASREVLQSQTELIKNGDLKKLLPYGFAFHHSGLTRGDREIVEALFGEGHVQVLVSTATLSWSVNLHAHTVIIKGTKVYNPEKGAWMELSAMDVMQMLGRAGRPQYDQYGEGIIITGYSELQCYLSLTNEQLPIESQLISKLSDQLNAEIVLGTVQNARDACHWLGYTYLYYRMVRDPTLYGLAPDDLVKDVLLEERRADLIHSAATILDKNNLVKYDRESGCFQVTDLGRIASNYCVNHGTIATYNEHLKPTMSDADLYSLLSLSEEFKHVTVGQDEKTELAKLLDRVSVPIKETLEEPSAKINVLLQAYISQLKLESLSLTSDMVYIGQRAGRLVQAVYEIALKRGWDQLAEKALEMVGKITKR from the coding sequence ATGGCGAACTTGGGAGATGGAGTTGCTAAGGGAAGGCGTGATGATGATACGGTTACTGATCGGGAGGATAGCAAGAGGCGTCGTCTTCTCATAGATTCTGATTATTATCAGCCGAAGAGTAAGGAGACTAGGGCTGCGTACGAGGCTATGCTTAGTCTTATCCAGCATCACCTCGGTGGTTTGCCTTTGAGTATTGTTATTGATGCCGCGGATGAGATCTTGGCTCTTCTCAATTACAACGATATCCCTGAAACTGAAAAGAAGAAGTTGGAGTTTCAGAAGATTCTTAACCTTATTATACCTGAGGATGAGGATGAGCAGATGAATCTTGTTTTTGATCAGCTTGTTTCCATTGGTGAACTGATCACCGACTTTGGTGAGGAGGCTCTTGAGTTTGAGGAGAGCGACGACGACGAGGAAGAGAGTGTTCCCGATGAAGAAGAACCTCAGAAAACTGGAGCATACTGGCTCCTGGGAGAAACAGCGGAGGAGAACCTGCTGAAAGCTATTAATGATCTGAATTACTACAGAACTGTTGTTGCTGATAGAGATTTAGAGAGTGGTAGGTTGAAGGGTCAGGGTCAGCGTCAGATGCTGGACCTGGAGAGCTTGGCTTTTGACCAAGGTGGTCACCTGATGGCGAATAACAAGTTTGTACTTCCACATGGCTCCTACAGAAGTCGCCGCGAGGGATATGATGAGTTTCATGTGCCGCGGGTTTTTAAAGAGGTGGATGTCAGCGAGAAGCTTGTGAAGATCACCGAGATGCCAGCTTGGGCTCAACCGGCTTTCAAGGGAATGCAACAGTTGAACAGAGTTCAGAGCAAAGTGTACGAGACTGCGCTGTTTAAGGATGATAACATTCTTGTTTGCGCTCCAACCGGTGCTGGGAGCACCGATGTTGCCGTGCTCACCATTCTTCAGCAAATTGGATTCAATAAGAAGGATGATGGAACATTTAACCATGGAAATTACAAAATCGTCTATGTTACACCCATGAAGGCTCTTGTTACTAAGATCGTCAGTAACCTGTCTAAGCGTCTGAAGGATTATGGAGTTACTGTGAGGGAACTCAGTGGGGATCAGTCTCTTAATGGGAAAGAAATTGAGGAGAGCCAGATAATTGTTACAACACCAGAGAAGTGGGATATCATCACCAGGAAGTCTGTTGATCTCCAGCTTGTGAGACTTGTTATAATCGATGAAATCCATCTTCTTCATGGTGATCGAGGGCCTGTGCTTGAAAGCATTGTTGCTAGGACTCTCAGACAGATTGAAACCATGAAGGAGAATATTCGTTTGGTGGGTTTGTCAGCTACACTGCCAAATTATGAAGATGTGGCCTTATTTTTGCGGGTTGATCTTAAGAAAGGATTGTTTAAATTTGACCGCAGCTACAGACCGGTGCCTCTTGATCAGCAGTATGTCGGAATCAGTGTGAGAAAACCGTTGCAGATGTTCAAGATGATGAATGATCTTTGTTATCAGAAAGCACTGGCTTGTGCTGGAAAGCACCAGGTTCTTATTTTTGTTCAGTCGAGGATGGAAACAGCAAAAACTGCAAAAGCAATGGTGGAGAAAGCAATGGCGAATGATACCCTCAACAGATTCTTGAAAGAAGATAGTGCAAGTCGTGAAGTTCTTCAGAGTCAGACTGAACTTATTAAGAATGGTGATCTGAAAAAACTTCTGCCTTACGGTTTTGCTTTTCATCATTCTGGGCTAACAAGGGGTGACCGTGAGATAGTTGAGGCGCTTTTCGGTGAAGGGCATGTGCAAGTCTTGGTTTCCACAGCAACTCTCTCATGGAGTGTGAATTTGCATGCTCATACTGTCATAATCAAAGGAACTAAGGTTTATAATCCTGAGAAAGGTGCGTGGATGGAACTCAGTGCCATGGATGTTATGCAGATGCTTGGTCGTGCTGGAAGACCTCAGTATGATCAATATGGGGAGGGTATAATTATCACTGGCTACAGCGAGCTGCAGTGTTATCTTTCTTTAACGAATGAGCAACTACCTATTGAAAGCCAGCTTATTTCCAAGCTTTCTGATCAGCTTAATGCTGAAATTGTTCTTGGAACTGTTCAGAATGCTAGAGACGCTTGCCATTGGCTTGGCTATACGTATCTATATTACCGTATGGTTCGTGATCCAACGCTTTATGGTTTAGCGCCCGATGACCTTGTAAAAGACGTATTGTTGGAGGAAAGAAGAGCTGACCTGATACACTCAGCTGCTACTATCTTGGACAAAAACAACTTGGTTAAGTATGACAGGGAAAGTGGATGTTTCCAAGTTACTGATTTGGGACGGATTGCTAGCAACTACTGTGTAAATCATGGGACCATAGCTACGTACAATGAGCACTTGAAGCCAACGATGAGTGATGCAGATCTTTATAGTCTGCTCTCACTAAGTGAGGAGTTCAAGCACGTGACTGTTGGGCAAGATGAGAAGACGGAACTGGCGAAACTTTTGGATCGTGTCTCGGTTCCGATCAAGGAAACTCTGGAGGAGCCCAGTGCAAAGATTAATGTTTTGCTACAGGCATACATTTCACAGCTAAAGCTTGAGAGTCTTTCTTTGACATCAGACATGGTTTATATAGGTCAGAGAGCTGGACGTCTTGTACAAGCTGTCTATGAAATTGCATTGAAGCGCGGATGGGATCAACTGGCTGAGAAAGCTCTGGAAATGGTTGGGAAGAttacaaaaagataa
- the LOC108820465 gene encoding DExH-box ATP-dependent RNA helicase DExH12-like isoform X2: MLSLIQHHLGGLPLSIVIDAADEILALLNYNDIPETEKKKLEFQKILNLIIPEDEDEQMNLVFDQLVSIGELITDFGEEALEFEESDDDEEESVPDEEEPQKTGAYWLLGETAEENLLKAINDLNYYRTVVADRDLESGRLKGQGQRQMLDLESLAFDQGGHLMANNKFVLPHGSYRSRREGYDEFHVPRVFKEVDVSEKLVKITEMPAWAQPAFKGMQQLNRVQSKVYETALFKDDNILVCAPTGAGSTDVAVLTILQQIGFNKKDDGTFNHGNYKIVYVTPMKALVTKIVSNLSKRLKDYGVTVRELSGDQSLNGKEIEESQIIVTTPEKWDIITRKSVDLQLVRLVIIDEIHLLHGDRGPVLESIVARTLRQIETMKENIRLVGLSATLPNYEDVALFLRVDLKKGLFKFDRSYRPVPLDQQYVGISVRKPLQMFKMMNDLCYQKALACAGKHQVLIFVQSRMETAKTAKAMVEKAMANDTLNRFLKEDSASREVLQSQTELIKNGDLKKLLPYGFAFHHSGLTRGDREIVEALFGEGHVQVLVSTATLSWSVNLHAHTVIIKGTKVYNPEKGAWMELSAMDVMQMLGRAGRPQYDQYGEGIIITGYSELQCYLSLTNEQLPIESQLISKLSDQLNAEIVLGTVQNARDACHWLGYTYLYYRMVRDPTLYGLAPDDLVKDVLLEERRADLIHSAATILDKNNLVKYDRESGCFQVTDLGRIASNYCVNHGTIATYNEHLKPTMSDADLYSLLSLSEEFKHVTVGQDEKTELAKLLDRVSVPIKETLEEPSAKINVLLQAYISQLKLESLSLTSDMVYIGQRAGRLVQAVYEIALKRGWDQLAEKALEMVGKITKR; the protein is encoded by the coding sequence ATGCTTAGTCTTATCCAGCATCACCTCGGTGGTTTGCCTTTGAGTATTGTTATTGATGCCGCGGATGAGATCTTGGCTCTTCTCAATTACAACGATATCCCTGAAACTGAAAAGAAGAAGTTGGAGTTTCAGAAGATTCTTAACCTTATTATACCTGAGGATGAGGATGAGCAGATGAATCTTGTTTTTGATCAGCTTGTTTCCATTGGTGAACTGATCACCGACTTTGGTGAGGAGGCTCTTGAGTTTGAGGAGAGCGACGACGACGAGGAAGAGAGTGTTCCCGATGAAGAAGAACCTCAGAAAACTGGAGCATACTGGCTCCTGGGAGAAACAGCGGAGGAGAACCTGCTGAAAGCTATTAATGATCTGAATTACTACAGAACTGTTGTTGCTGATAGAGATTTAGAGAGTGGTAGGTTGAAGGGTCAGGGTCAGCGTCAGATGCTGGACCTGGAGAGCTTGGCTTTTGACCAAGGTGGTCACCTGATGGCGAATAACAAGTTTGTACTTCCACATGGCTCCTACAGAAGTCGCCGCGAGGGATATGATGAGTTTCATGTGCCGCGGGTTTTTAAAGAGGTGGATGTCAGCGAGAAGCTTGTGAAGATCACCGAGATGCCAGCTTGGGCTCAACCGGCTTTCAAGGGAATGCAACAGTTGAACAGAGTTCAGAGCAAAGTGTACGAGACTGCGCTGTTTAAGGATGATAACATTCTTGTTTGCGCTCCAACCGGTGCTGGGAGCACCGATGTTGCCGTGCTCACCATTCTTCAGCAAATTGGATTCAATAAGAAGGATGATGGAACATTTAACCATGGAAATTACAAAATCGTCTATGTTACACCCATGAAGGCTCTTGTTACTAAGATCGTCAGTAACCTGTCTAAGCGTCTGAAGGATTATGGAGTTACTGTGAGGGAACTCAGTGGGGATCAGTCTCTTAATGGGAAAGAAATTGAGGAGAGCCAGATAATTGTTACAACACCAGAGAAGTGGGATATCATCACCAGGAAGTCTGTTGATCTCCAGCTTGTGAGACTTGTTATAATCGATGAAATCCATCTTCTTCATGGTGATCGAGGGCCTGTGCTTGAAAGCATTGTTGCTAGGACTCTCAGACAGATTGAAACCATGAAGGAGAATATTCGTTTGGTGGGTTTGTCAGCTACACTGCCAAATTATGAAGATGTGGCCTTATTTTTGCGGGTTGATCTTAAGAAAGGATTGTTTAAATTTGACCGCAGCTACAGACCGGTGCCTCTTGATCAGCAGTATGTCGGAATCAGTGTGAGAAAACCGTTGCAGATGTTCAAGATGATGAATGATCTTTGTTATCAGAAAGCACTGGCTTGTGCTGGAAAGCACCAGGTTCTTATTTTTGTTCAGTCGAGGATGGAAACAGCAAAAACTGCAAAAGCAATGGTGGAGAAAGCAATGGCGAATGATACCCTCAACAGATTCTTGAAAGAAGATAGTGCAAGTCGTGAAGTTCTTCAGAGTCAGACTGAACTTATTAAGAATGGTGATCTGAAAAAACTTCTGCCTTACGGTTTTGCTTTTCATCATTCTGGGCTAACAAGGGGTGACCGTGAGATAGTTGAGGCGCTTTTCGGTGAAGGGCATGTGCAAGTCTTGGTTTCCACAGCAACTCTCTCATGGAGTGTGAATTTGCATGCTCATACTGTCATAATCAAAGGAACTAAGGTTTATAATCCTGAGAAAGGTGCGTGGATGGAACTCAGTGCCATGGATGTTATGCAGATGCTTGGTCGTGCTGGAAGACCTCAGTATGATCAATATGGGGAGGGTATAATTATCACTGGCTACAGCGAGCTGCAGTGTTATCTTTCTTTAACGAATGAGCAACTACCTATTGAAAGCCAGCTTATTTCCAAGCTTTCTGATCAGCTTAATGCTGAAATTGTTCTTGGAACTGTTCAGAATGCTAGAGACGCTTGCCATTGGCTTGGCTATACGTATCTATATTACCGTATGGTTCGTGATCCAACGCTTTATGGTTTAGCGCCCGATGACCTTGTAAAAGACGTATTGTTGGAGGAAAGAAGAGCTGACCTGATACACTCAGCTGCTACTATCTTGGACAAAAACAACTTGGTTAAGTATGACAGGGAAAGTGGATGTTTCCAAGTTACTGATTTGGGACGGATTGCTAGCAACTACTGTGTAAATCATGGGACCATAGCTACGTACAATGAGCACTTGAAGCCAACGATGAGTGATGCAGATCTTTATAGTCTGCTCTCACTAAGTGAGGAGTTCAAGCACGTGACTGTTGGGCAAGATGAGAAGACGGAACTGGCGAAACTTTTGGATCGTGTCTCGGTTCCGATCAAGGAAACTCTGGAGGAGCCCAGTGCAAAGATTAATGTTTTGCTACAGGCATACATTTCACAGCTAAAGCTTGAGAGTCTTTCTTTGACATCAGACATGGTTTATATAGGTCAGAGAGCTGGACGTCTTGTACAAGCTGTCTATGAAATTGCATTGAAGCGCGGATGGGATCAACTGGCTGAGAAAGCTCTGGAAATGGTTGGGAAGAttacaaaaagataa
- the LOC108826268 gene encoding myb family transcription factor APL codes for MFHAKKPSSMNGSYENRAMCVQGDSGLVLTTDPKPRLRWTVELHERFVDAVAQLGGPDKATPKTIMRVMGVKGLTLYHLKSHLQKFRLGKQPHKEYGDHSTKEGSRASAMDIQRNVASSSGMMSRNMNEMQMEVQRRLHEQLEVQRHLQMRIEAQGKYMQSILERACQTLAGENMAAASGGAFKGNLGSSSLSAAVGPHPLSFPPFQDLNIYGNTTDQVLDHHNFHHQNIDQNHYTTNNAADTNIYLGKKRPNPSFGNDVRKELLMWSNQDHEPIDDEHRIQIQMATHVSTDLDSLSEIYDRKPGLSGDEGNNCGKLLERSSPRRSPLSPMMNPNGGLIQGRNSPFE; via the exons atgttCCATGCTAAGAAACCTTCAAGTATGAATGGTTCATATGAGAACAGAGCTATGTGCGTTCAAGGCGATTCAGGCCTCGTCCTCACCACCGACCCTAAACCACGTTTGCGTTGGACCGTCGAACTCCACGAGCGTTTCGTTGATGCCGTCGCTCAGCTCGGCGGCCCCGACA aagCGACTCCAAAAACGATTATGAGAGTTATGGGTGTGAAGGGTCTTACTCTTTACCACCTAAAGAGCCATCTTCAG AAATTTAGGCTTGGAAAGCAGCCGCACAAGGAGTACGGAGATCACTCGACAAAGGAAGGTTCAAGAG CTTCTGCCATGGATATTCAGCGCAacgtagcttcttcttctggcaTGATGAGTCGCAACATGAATGA GATGCAAATGGAAGTTCAGAGAAGGTTGCACGAACAGCTAGAG gtgCAGAGACATTTGCAGATGAGGATTGAAGCACAAGGAAAGTACATGCAATCTATATTGGAGAGAGCTTGCCAAACCCTAGCCGGTGAGAACATGGCAGCCGCCTCCGGTGGAGCGTTCAAGGGCAACTTGGGAAGCTCCAGTCTTTCCGCAGCTGTGGGTCCACACCCTCTTAGTTTCCCTCCATTTCAGGACCTAAACATCTACGGGAACACAACCGATCAAGTCCTTGACCATCATAACTTCCATCATCAGAACATAGATCAGAATCATTACACGACCAACAATGCTGCAGACACCAACATTTACTTGGGGAAGAAGCGACCAAACCCTAGTTTTGGTAACGATGTAAGGAAAGAACTCTTAATGTGGTCTAATCAAGATCACGAACCGATCGATGATGAGCATCGGATTCAGATACAAATGGCTACACATGTCTCCACGGATTTGGATTCTCTGTCAGAAATTTACGATAGGAAACCGGGTTTATCAGGTGATGAAGGAAATAACTGTGGGAAATTATTGGAAAGGTCATCGCCTCGGAGATCACCATTGAGCCCTATGATGAACCCTAATGGTGGGTTAATACAAGGAAGGAACTCACCATTTGAGTGA